Proteins encoded in a region of the Streptomyces sp. NBC_00310 genome:
- a CDS encoding sugar ABC transporter ATP-binding protein, whose translation MVLGWQIPSEKSVYDAPDDTADTADTAPHRPLVSIRGLRKRFGGTLALADVDLDLHPGRVLALLGHNGAGKSTLIKVLAGVYKADQGEVTVAGHLLGTEAASAEMSFIHQDLGLVEWMTVAENIALGTGYPRRAGLVSWRQVRERSTEALDIVAGHLDPDAAVADLTRAERSLVAIARALSTRARLIVLDEPTASLPAADCARLFDVLHTLRDRGHGIVYVSHRLDEVYQVADSFAVLRDGHLISEGRLADHGPDRIVRDIVGHEAETHRPEPGPKAPTDEAPTVLRLTGVTTEGAGPVDLELRAGEVLGMVGLTGAGHMDLGRALAGSRPIRDGEALLDGRPYRPDSPAAAVDAGIGFVTSNRQEEGCALELTVRENFLANPRADSRSPWRWISPSRERARAAALVERFGVRPANSEAPIATLSGGNQQKVMIGRWLRLSRRVVILEEPTAGVDVGAKAEIYRLLDDALAQGLAVLLISTDFEEVADVCHRALVFVRGHVTAELSGEALTVTELTHAASAMPALTGTADN comes from the coding sequence ATGGTCCTCGGCTGGCAGATCCCTTCGGAGAAGTCCGTGTATGACGCTCCCGATGACACAGCTGACACAGCTGACACAGCTCCACACCGGCCCCTGGTAAGCATCCGGGGGCTGCGCAAGCGATTCGGCGGCACTCTCGCCCTCGCCGACGTCGACCTCGACCTTCACCCGGGCAGGGTTCTCGCCCTATTGGGTCACAACGGTGCCGGTAAGTCGACCCTGATCAAGGTCCTCGCCGGGGTCTACAAAGCGGACCAGGGCGAGGTCACCGTCGCGGGCCACCTGCTCGGCACCGAGGCCGCCTCCGCGGAGATGTCCTTCATCCACCAGGACCTCGGCCTCGTCGAATGGATGACGGTCGCCGAGAACATCGCACTCGGCACCGGCTACCCGCGCCGCGCCGGGCTCGTCTCCTGGAGGCAGGTCCGCGAGCGCAGCACCGAGGCGCTGGACATCGTCGCCGGTCACCTCGACCCGGACGCCGCGGTCGCCGACCTCACCCGCGCCGAGCGCTCCCTCGTCGCCATCGCCCGCGCCCTCTCCACCCGGGCCCGGCTCATCGTCCTCGACGAACCCACCGCGAGCCTGCCCGCCGCGGACTGCGCCCGCCTCTTCGACGTCCTGCACACCCTGCGCGACCGAGGACACGGCATCGTCTACGTCAGCCACCGGCTCGACGAGGTCTACCAGGTCGCCGACAGCTTCGCGGTCCTGCGCGACGGTCACCTCATCAGCGAGGGCCGCCTCGCCGACCACGGCCCCGACCGCATCGTGCGCGACATCGTCGGCCACGAAGCGGAGACCCACCGCCCCGAGCCCGGCCCCAAGGCCCCCACCGATGAGGCCCCTACCGTGCTGCGTCTCACCGGTGTCACCACCGAGGGCGCGGGCCCCGTCGACCTGGAACTGCGCGCCGGGGAGGTCCTCGGCATGGTCGGCCTCACCGGCGCCGGCCACATGGATCTCGGCCGTGCCCTCGCCGGTTCCCGGCCGATCCGGGACGGTGAGGCACTGCTCGACGGCAGGCCCTACCGGCCCGACTCGCCCGCCGCGGCCGTCGACGCGGGCATCGGCTTCGTCACCAGCAACCGCCAGGAGGAGGGCTGCGCCCTCGAACTCACCGTCAGGGAGAACTTCCTGGCCAACCCGCGGGCCGACAGCCGCTCCCCGTGGCGCTGGATCAGCCCGTCACGCGAGCGCGCCCGGGCGGCAGCGCTGGTCGAGAGGTTCGGCGTACGCCCGGCCAACTCCGAGGCACCCATCGCGACCCTCTCCGGCGGCAACCAGCAGAAGGTCATGATCGGCCGCTGGCTGCGCCTCAGCAGGCGCGTCGTGATCCTGGAGGAGCCGACCGCGGGAGTCGACGTCGGGGCCAAGGCGGAGATCTACCGCCTGCTCGACGACGCGCTCGCCCAGGGACTCGCTGTCCTCCTCATCTCCACGGACTTCGAGGAAGTCGCCGACGTGTGTCACCGCGCCCTGGTCTTCGTACGGGGCCACGTGACCGCCGAACTCAGCGGCGAAGCCCTCACCGTCACCGAACTCACCCACGCCGCGTCGGCCATGCCGGCGCTGACCGGAACGGCGGACAACTGA
- a CDS encoding IclR family transcriptional regulator, whose translation MTRAVAILDALGEAEGRPLSVSEIARALGLPKSSTGNLCASLEAAGMIARNGSGFSLGRKLVELGGRYLATVDQLRDFYELCRRSAHISRETARVAVLDGLDVLYLGRYDGTQPLRLTANIGDRFPANCTATGKAILSTLDPAVAEDRLRGRTLPALSERSITSVPALMDDLAKARERGYAIDDEEATAGILCLAVPVNGFRTDSAPFAISVTVLKARLDDEFREALLKDLRTIAAGLENPMLPQGAPPGG comes from the coding sequence GTGACGCGGGCCGTGGCCATCCTCGACGCACTCGGCGAGGCGGAAGGGCGCCCGCTGTCGGTGAGCGAGATCGCGCGCGCCCTGGGCCTGCCGAAGTCCTCGACGGGCAATCTGTGCGCCTCGCTGGAGGCGGCCGGCATGATCGCGCGCAACGGCTCGGGCTTCAGTCTGGGGCGCAAGCTCGTCGAGCTGGGTGGCCGCTACCTGGCCACCGTCGATCAGCTGCGCGACTTCTACGAGCTGTGTCGGCGCAGTGCCCACATCTCGCGGGAGACCGCACGGGTGGCCGTACTCGACGGCTTGGACGTCCTCTACCTGGGGCGTTACGACGGCACGCAGCCGTTGCGGCTGACCGCCAACATCGGTGACCGCTTCCCGGCCAACTGCACGGCCACCGGCAAGGCCATCCTGTCCACACTGGATCCGGCCGTGGCCGAGGACCGGCTGCGCGGCCGTACCCTGCCCGCGCTCAGCGAGCGGTCCATCACCTCCGTGCCCGCCCTGATGGACGACCTGGCGAAGGCTCGGGAGCGCGGCTACGCGATCGACGACGAGGAGGCCACGGCGGGCATCCTCTGCCTGGCCGTGCCGGTCAACGGCTTCCGTACGGACTCGGCGCCCTTCGCGATCAGTGTCACCGTGCTCAAGGCCCGGCTCGACGACGAGTTCCGAGAGGCCCTGCTGAAGGACCTGCGGACCATCGCCGCAGGGCTGGAGAACCCCATGCTTCCGCAGGGGGCGCCGCCCGGCGGCTGA
- a CDS encoding cyclase family protein, with translation MTSSPHDPSPPSPRDHASGREPDNGPALSRAQFDTLFDQLSTWGRWAPADADRGAWNRVTPEHARRATALVRTGTTVPTALPWNTAPGPDNGKPALHYMSDLGDVEAPEPSCHKDFIAVDYHGKGVSHLDALSHIAYRGQLYDGRTAREVVDAGGARFGAVSSLGPLVTKGVLIDMPAVLGTDWLEPGRAVHAEDVTAAEKTLGITIGDGDAVLLRSGHFRRRAELGAWNPDDASAGFHVDAMPLFAERGIALLGGDGDSDVRPSPVEGLHSPVHALAITAMGVPLLDNLDLEALSAACAQAGRYEFLFVVAPLNVPGGTGSPVNPIAVL, from the coding sequence ATGACCAGCAGCCCGCACGATCCATCTCCCCCCTCCCCCCGCGACCACGCCTCCGGCCGCGAACCGGACAACGGACCCGCCCTGTCCCGCGCACAGTTCGACACGCTCTTCGACCAGCTGAGCACCTGGGGCCGCTGGGCCCCGGCCGACGCCGACCGCGGCGCCTGGAACCGGGTCACCCCCGAGCACGCCCGCCGCGCCACCGCCCTGGTCCGCACCGGCACCACCGTCCCGACGGCCCTGCCGTGGAACACGGCGCCCGGCCCGGACAACGGCAAGCCCGCCCTCCACTACATGTCCGACCTCGGCGACGTCGAGGCCCCCGAACCGTCCTGTCACAAGGACTTCATCGCCGTCGACTACCACGGCAAGGGCGTCAGCCACCTCGACGCGCTCTCCCACATCGCCTACCGCGGACAGCTCTACGACGGCCGCACCGCACGCGAGGTCGTCGACGCGGGCGGCGCCCGCTTCGGCGCCGTGTCCTCGCTCGGCCCCTTGGTCACCAAGGGCGTACTGATCGACATGCCCGCCGTCCTCGGCACCGACTGGCTGGAGCCCGGCCGGGCCGTGCACGCCGAGGACGTCACCGCCGCCGAGAAGACCCTCGGCATCACCATCGGCGACGGCGACGCCGTGCTGCTGCGCTCCGGCCACTTCCGGCGCCGCGCCGAGCTCGGCGCCTGGAACCCGGACGACGCGAGCGCCGGCTTCCACGTGGACGCCATGCCACTGTTCGCCGAGCGCGGGATCGCGCTGCTCGGCGGCGACGGCGACAGCGACGTACGGCCCTCCCCGGTCGAAGGGCTGCACTCCCCCGTGCACGCCCTCGCGATCACCGCCATGGGCGTGCCGCTGCTGGACAACCTCGACCTCGAAGCGCTCTCCGCCGCCTGCGCGCAGGCCGGCCGCTACGAGTTCCTGTTCGTCGTGGCCCCACTGAACGTCCCCGGCGGCACGGGTTCGCCCGTCAACCCGATCGCGGTGCTGTGA
- a CDS encoding NAD(P)-dependent oxidoreductase, protein MSAAGFRVGVSRDFLDADGRNVWGDIRLGELDAAGVDWHYLPRDTQELLAADVDGLDAVLFAGPAVTARTFEGAARPPLLFARFGVGYDTVDLDACTRNGALVTITPDGARRPVATAALALLLAVLHNVTTKDRLVREGRWAEKEQWMGLGLTGRRIGLIGLGNTARDLVGLLRPFEVDIVAYDPYCPPETAAGLGVRLVDVDTVMAQADAVIVMCALTEETRHLVDARRLSLMKPTAVLLNVARGPIVDEAALIDALRVRRIRGAGLDVFESEPPAADNPLLGMDQVVLSPHALAWTDEMSAGNGGSAVRAVLEVSAGRVPPFVVNRDVIESPRLIGRLAELTNRQSTPAGAGA, encoded by the coding sequence ATGAGCGCCGCGGGGTTCAGAGTCGGAGTCAGCCGGGACTTCCTGGACGCGGACGGCCGCAACGTGTGGGGCGACATCCGGCTCGGCGAACTCGACGCCGCCGGCGTCGACTGGCACTACCTGCCGCGCGACACCCAGGAACTCCTCGCGGCGGACGTCGACGGCCTGGACGCCGTCCTGTTCGCCGGCCCCGCCGTCACGGCGCGCACCTTCGAGGGCGCCGCCCGCCCACCGCTCCTCTTCGCCCGCTTCGGCGTCGGCTACGACACCGTCGACCTCGACGCGTGCACCCGCAACGGCGCCCTGGTGACCATCACCCCGGACGGCGCCCGGCGCCCGGTCGCCACCGCCGCCCTCGCCCTGCTGCTCGCCGTGCTCCACAACGTGACCACCAAGGACCGGCTGGTCCGGGAGGGGCGCTGGGCCGAGAAGGAACAGTGGATGGGCCTGGGGCTCACCGGCCGCCGTATCGGTCTGATCGGCCTCGGCAACACGGCCCGCGATCTGGTCGGACTGCTGCGGCCGTTCGAGGTCGACATCGTGGCGTACGACCCCTACTGCCCGCCGGAGACCGCCGCCGGGCTCGGCGTACGGCTCGTGGACGTCGACACCGTGATGGCGCAGGCCGATGCCGTGATCGTGATGTGCGCGCTGACGGAGGAGACCCGTCATCTCGTCGACGCGCGACGGCTGTCGCTGATGAAGCCCACAGCCGTCCTCCTCAATGTGGCCCGCGGACCCATCGTGGACGAGGCCGCCCTGATCGACGCGCTGCGGGTACGGCGTATCAGGGGCGCCGGACTGGACGTGTTCGAGAGCGAACCGCCCGCCGCCGACAATCCGTTGCTGGGCATGGACCAGGTCGTGCTCAGCCCGCACGCCCTGGCGTGGACGGACGAGATGTCCGCCGGGAACGGTGGCAGCGCGGTCCGGGCCGTGCTGGAGGTGTCCGCGGGCCGCGTACCGCCCTTCGTGGTCAACCGGGATGTGATAGAAAGCCCCCGACTGATCGGCCGCCTCGCCGAGTTGACGAATCGTCAGAGCACTCCGGCGGGAGCCGGCGCATGA
- a CDS encoding NAD(P)-dependent oxidoreductase: MSVADVGPGTGRPGRPATVGFLGLGAMGLPMAVNLARAGFDVLAWNRGRTPLQTAAAAGCRTADSPEQVAAAAPVVLTMLPDLPQVIERLDGPDGLRSGQPVMDTLVVMGTVSPVAVRALAGKLRPQGITVVDAPVSGGVRGARDATLSIMAGGPAETVARIRPYLEAMGSTVRRLGDTGSGSLAKACNQLVVAGTLVALAEAVLLGERGGLEPAALLDVLAGGLASSEVLAQKRHHLAEGDFTPSGPARYLHKDLGFVLDSAADERVALPLSTTVAGLYAAVVDQGLGDLDNSVVLGLLRGASPHSSDHPHPSDHRTKD; the protein is encoded by the coding sequence ATGAGCGTCGCCGACGTCGGCCCCGGCACCGGGCGGCCCGGCCGTCCGGCGACTGTCGGATTCCTCGGGCTCGGCGCCATGGGCCTGCCCATGGCGGTGAACCTCGCCCGGGCCGGTTTCGACGTACTCGCCTGGAACCGCGGCCGGACCCCGCTGCAGACCGCCGCGGCCGCCGGCTGCCGTACCGCCGACAGCCCGGAGCAGGTGGCCGCCGCCGCACCGGTCGTCCTCACCATGCTCCCCGACCTCCCCCAGGTGATCGAGCGGCTGGACGGCCCGGACGGACTGCGCTCCGGACAGCCGGTCATGGACACCCTGGTCGTGATGGGCACCGTCTCCCCCGTCGCGGTACGCGCCCTGGCCGGGAAACTGCGCCCGCAGGGCATCACGGTCGTCGACGCCCCCGTCAGCGGCGGCGTGAGGGGCGCCCGCGACGCCACCCTGTCGATCATGGCCGGGGGCCCGGCCGAGACGGTCGCACGGATCCGCCCGTATCTGGAGGCGATGGGCTCGACCGTACGGCGCCTCGGGGACACCGGCTCCGGCTCCCTCGCCAAGGCCTGCAACCAACTCGTCGTCGCCGGAACCCTGGTCGCGCTCGCCGAGGCCGTCCTGCTCGGCGAACGCGGCGGCCTCGAACCCGCCGCACTGCTCGACGTACTCGCCGGCGGGCTCGCCTCCTCCGAGGTGCTCGCACAGAAGCGGCACCACCTGGCCGAGGGCGACTTCACCCCCTCCGGCCCGGCCCGCTACCTCCACAAGGACCTCGGGTTCGTCCTGGACAGCGCCGCCGATGAACGCGTCGCACTGCCACTCTCCACGACCGTTGCCGGGCTGTACGCGGCGGTCGTGGACCAGGGCCTCGGCGACCTGGACAACAGCGTCGTCCTCGGCCTGTTGCGCGGCGCCTCGCCCCACTCCTCCGATCACCCCCACCCCTCCGATCACCGCACGAAGGACTGA
- the gnd gene encoding phosphogluconate dehydrogenase (NAD(+)-dependent, decarboxylating), producing the protein MQIGIVGLGRMGGNMAARWRDRGHEVLGYSRTSPDRDAGSLEELVAKLAGPRVVWLMLPSGDPTRQALRQLAELLSPGDVIVEGGNSRFSDDTEHARMLAEHGIGYVDCGVSGGVWGRENGYAVMCGGRDEHVERVWPLLEALAPDRDGLCHAGPVGAGHYAKMVHNGIEYGMMQALAEGYELLEASEYVPDVPKVLASWRHGTVVRSWLLDLLVRALDEDPGLATLSGRVDDSGEGRWTVEEAVRLSVSAPAMTAALFARFASRKPDADQLKALAAMRRQFGGHAVHATAGGGATQS; encoded by the coding sequence ATGCAGATAGGAATCGTCGGACTCGGACGCATGGGCGGCAACATGGCTGCCCGCTGGCGGGACCGCGGCCACGAGGTGCTCGGCTACAGCCGCACCTCCCCCGACCGTGACGCCGGCTCCCTGGAGGAACTCGTCGCGAAGCTCGCCGGACCCCGCGTGGTGTGGCTGATGCTCCCCTCGGGCGACCCGACCCGCCAGGCCCTGCGGCAGCTCGCGGAACTGCTGTCCCCCGGCGACGTGATCGTCGAGGGCGGCAACTCCCGCTTCAGCGACGACACCGAGCACGCCCGGATGCTCGCCGAGCACGGTATCGGCTACGTCGACTGCGGGGTCAGCGGCGGCGTCTGGGGCCGGGAGAACGGCTACGCCGTGATGTGTGGCGGCCGGGACGAGCACGTCGAGCGCGTCTGGCCGCTGCTGGAGGCGCTCGCCCCCGACCGGGACGGGCTGTGCCACGCGGGCCCGGTCGGCGCCGGGCACTACGCCAAGATGGTCCACAACGGCATCGAGTACGGCATGATGCAGGCGCTCGCCGAGGGCTACGAGCTGCTGGAGGCCAGCGAGTACGTGCCCGACGTGCCCAAGGTGCTCGCCTCCTGGCGGCACGGCACGGTCGTCCGCTCCTGGCTGCTCGACCTCCTGGTGCGGGCCCTGGACGAGGACCCGGGCCTGGCCACCCTCTCCGGCCGCGTCGACGACTCGGGAGAGGGCCGCTGGACGGTCGAGGAGGCGGTACGCCTTTCCGTGTCCGCCCCCGCCATGACCGCCGCCCTCTTCGCCCGCTTCGCCTCCCGCAAGCCGGACGCGGACCAGCTCAAGGCCCTCGCGGCGATGCGTCGGCAGTTCGGCGGCCACGCGGTGCACGCCACCGCCGGGGGCGGGGCGACGCAGAGCTGA
- a CDS encoding MFS transporter yields the protein MPLALRLVPDLRRPERTRLDWVGFAAGGAGLATLVLALERFGDAPAAWGAGASWFTAGVALCLVTVRHFQLCRRPLLDLGALKVDTFRVSNSGGALFRASITAVPFLLPLMFQGAFGWSAATAGLVLIAVFAGNVAVKPLTTPLLRRFGFRTVLLVNGVATAVTFVLCGLLGPHTPMAVVVSVLFMSGVCRSVSLSAYATIGFADIEADRTSGANTLSSTVQQLAAGLGVAFGALALHAAGPIAPLLGLAGPAAPYRVAFALLALLPLVTVAEAARLRRDAGAVVTGAASAPRAGAGTAVR from the coding sequence TTGCCGCTCGCCCTGCGGCTCGTCCCCGATCTCCGGCGGCCGGAGCGCACCCGTCTCGACTGGGTGGGCTTCGCGGCCGGCGGTGCCGGGCTCGCGACCTTGGTGCTGGCGCTGGAGCGGTTCGGGGATGCGCCCGCCGCCTGGGGCGCGGGCGCGTCCTGGTTCACCGCGGGAGTCGCCCTGTGCCTGGTGACGGTGCGTCACTTCCAGCTCTGCCGACGCCCGTTGCTCGACCTCGGAGCACTGAAGGTGGACACCTTCCGGGTGTCGAACTCGGGTGGCGCCCTGTTCCGCGCGTCGATCACCGCCGTGCCGTTCCTGCTGCCCCTGATGTTCCAGGGGGCCTTCGGCTGGAGCGCGGCCACCGCCGGGCTGGTGCTCATCGCGGTGTTCGCGGGCAACGTCGCCGTCAAACCGCTCACCACCCCGCTGCTGCGCCGCTTCGGCTTCCGTACGGTGCTGCTGGTGAACGGTGTCGCGACGGCGGTGACCTTCGTGCTGTGCGGGCTGCTCGGCCCGCACACGCCGATGGCCGTCGTGGTGTCCGTGCTGTTCATGAGCGGTGTGTGCCGGTCCGTCTCGCTCAGCGCGTACGCGACGATCGGCTTCGCCGACATCGAGGCGGACCGTACCAGCGGCGCCAACACGCTCTCCAGCACGGTGCAGCAGCTCGCCGCCGGCCTCGGGGTCGCCTTCGGCGCCCTGGCGCTGCACGCGGCGGGCCCGATCGCGCCCCTGCTGGGTCTGGCCGGTCCCGCCGCCCCCTACCGGGTGGCGTTCGCGCTGCTCGCCCTGCTTCCCCTGGTCACGGTCGCGGAGGCGGCACGACTGCGGCGGGACGCCGGCGCAGTGGTCACAGGTGCGGCCTCTGCACCTCGCGCAGGAGCTGGTACAGCTGTTCGCTGA
- a CDS encoding gluconokinase produces the protein MKDETQVVLGIDLGTTATKVVAVDGAYRVVSTVERPAPLRTGRHGEAVHDPETVLAGAIEAVRESAGICAGRGLPVVALSFSAALHTLLALDSSGEPLTPALSWADTRAADVARRLRATGSADALHRATGTPVHSMAPLTKLAWFTAHEPDLVRRTATWCGLKDYVLSRFTGRLVTDRSCASATGLLDMRTTRWHGPALDIAGVSADRLPELVPTTAAFTLLPDVAAALGLPAGLPVVAGAGDGPLANLAVGATAPATAALSLGTSGALRVVRDRPGVDERCRVFCYHLADGLWVLGGAVSNAGVVAQWAAESFGGVDVGDLLKEAGQVEPGAEGLIALPHLLGERAPWWDPDARGALIGLRRGHGRAHMTRAMIEGVGQQLALVRDSLLAADAPITSVRATGGALRSPLWAEIVAAALDMPLEITDDTAGSGFGAALLARHALGALPSLTSPVPGARAHRTVTPDPTAARRLAETRGLSEQLYQLLREVQRPHL, from the coding sequence ATGAAGGACGAGACCCAGGTGGTGCTCGGGATCGACCTGGGTACCACCGCGACCAAAGTGGTCGCGGTGGACGGTGCCTACCGTGTGGTCTCGACCGTCGAGCGACCCGCACCCCTGCGCACCGGACGGCACGGGGAAGCCGTCCACGACCCGGAGACGGTGCTGGCCGGAGCGATCGAAGCGGTCCGGGAGAGCGCCGGGATCTGCGCCGGGCGCGGTCTCCCGGTCGTCGCCCTGTCCTTCAGCGCCGCGCTGCACACCCTGCTCGCCCTGGACTCCTCCGGCGAACCGCTGACCCCGGCGCTGAGCTGGGCCGACACCCGGGCCGCCGACGTCGCCCGACGGCTGCGCGCGACCGGAAGCGCCGACGCGCTGCACCGGGCGACCGGAACCCCCGTGCACTCCATGGCCCCGCTCACCAAACTCGCCTGGTTCACGGCACACGAGCCCGACCTCGTACGGCGCACGGCCACGTGGTGCGGCCTGAAGGACTACGTCCTCTCCCGGTTCACCGGTCGGCTGGTCACCGACCGGTCCTGCGCCTCCGCCACCGGCCTGCTGGACATGCGCACCACCCGATGGCACGGCCCCGCCCTGGACATCGCCGGGGTGAGCGCCGACCGGCTGCCCGAACTCGTGCCGACGACCGCCGCGTTCACACTGCTCCCCGACGTCGCCGCCGCGCTGGGCCTGCCCGCCGGGCTGCCCGTGGTCGCGGGGGCCGGGGACGGCCCGCTGGCCAATCTCGCCGTCGGGGCCACCGCTCCGGCCACGGCCGCGCTGTCCCTCGGCACCAGCGGCGCCCTCCGTGTCGTACGCGACCGGCCCGGCGTGGACGAACGCTGCCGGGTGTTCTGCTACCACCTCGCGGACGGGCTGTGGGTACTCGGCGGGGCGGTCAGCAACGCCGGGGTCGTCGCCCAGTGGGCCGCCGAGTCCTTCGGCGGCGTCGACGTGGGCGATCTGCTGAAGGAGGCGGGCCAGGTGGAGCCGGGCGCAGAGGGCCTGATCGCCCTGCCGCATCTGCTCGGGGAACGCGCACCCTGGTGGGACCCGGACGCGCGCGGCGCCCTGATCGGGCTGCGCCGCGGACACGGCAGAGCCCACATGACCCGGGCCATGATCGAGGGTGTCGGGCAGCAACTCGCCCTGGTACGCGACTCCTTGCTCGCCGCCGACGCGCCGATCACCTCGGTACGGGCCACCGGGGGAGCCCTGCGCTCCCCCCTGTGGGCGGAGATCGTCGCCGCCGCGCTCGACATGCCTCTGGAGATCACCGACGACACCGCGGGCTCGGGCTTCGGCGCGGCACTGCTCGCCCGGCACGCGCTCGGAGCCCTGCCCTCGCTGACCTCTCCGGTGCCCGGTGCCCGCGCCCACCGCACCGTGACCCCCGATCCGACGGCGGCGCGACGGCTGGCGGAGACCCGCGGACTCAGCGAACAGCTGTACCAGCTCCTGCGCGAGGTGCAGAGGCCGCACCTGTGA
- a CDS encoding MFS transporter — MQVRTTTSRPADGASDRKNPRLRRALVTSSVGSALEYYDFAIYGTASALVFKHLFFPGLGPAVGLVAIFATYAVGFFARPLGGLFFGSLGDRHGRKTVLVVTVALMGGSSFAIGLLPTYHTAGVWSPVLLMFLRLLQGFGAGAEQAGASTLMAEYAPPARRGYYAALPFVGIQVGMLLATALFIPLAQLDEDVLFGWVWRVPFLLSAVLILVAVYIRLKLEESPAFERLEESGEISRRPLRDLMVNSRRNLFITFGLRMAENGTSYLYSTFSISYVTTVIGVSNSVGPLAVACASLAGIVTIPLFGMLSDRIGRVPLYRMAALFQAVFAVPAFALMSSGNTVLICVVITLGIGVGVNGMLGSQCALLAELFGARHRYTGVAIGREFSAIIAGGIAPLLGATLLLAFDDAWWPLAAYVVVLSLITFVTTFVTPETRGRDLTDLADAR; from the coding sequence ATGCAGGTGCGAACGACGACATCCCGGCCTGCCGACGGGGCGAGCGACCGGAAGAACCCCCGTCTGCGCCGTGCGCTCGTCACCAGTTCGGTGGGCAGTGCCCTCGAGTACTACGACTTCGCCATCTACGGCACCGCCTCGGCCCTGGTGTTCAAGCACCTCTTCTTCCCCGGACTCGGCCCGGCGGTCGGGCTCGTCGCCATCTTCGCCACCTACGCGGTCGGCTTCTTCGCCCGCCCGCTCGGCGGGCTCTTCTTCGGCTCGCTCGGAGACCGGCACGGTCGCAAGACCGTGCTGGTGGTGACCGTCGCGCTGATGGGCGGCTCGTCCTTCGCCATCGGGCTGCTGCCCACCTACCACACGGCCGGGGTGTGGAGCCCCGTCCTGTTGATGTTCCTGCGTCTGCTCCAGGGCTTCGGAGCCGGAGCGGAACAGGCCGGGGCCTCGACGCTGATGGCCGAGTACGCCCCGCCGGCCCGACGCGGCTACTACGCGGCACTGCCCTTCGTTGGCATCCAGGTCGGCATGCTGCTCGCCACCGCCCTGTTCATCCCGCTGGCCCAGCTCGACGAGGACGTGCTGTTCGGCTGGGTGTGGCGGGTGCCGTTCCTGCTGAGTGCCGTACTGATCCTGGTCGCGGTATACATCCGGCTGAAGCTGGAGGAGAGCCCAGCCTTCGAGCGACTGGAGGAGAGCGGCGAGATCAGCCGGCGACCGCTGCGCGACCTCATGGTCAACAGCCGCCGCAATCTGTTCATCACCTTCGGCCTGCGGATGGCCGAGAACGGCACCTCGTATCTCTATTCCACGTTCAGCATCAGCTACGTGACCACCGTGATCGGCGTCTCCAACTCGGTCGGCCCGCTCGCCGTGGCCTGCGCCTCGCTCGCCGGTATCGTCACCATCCCGCTGTTCGGCATGCTCTCCGACCGGATCGGCCGGGTTCCGCTCTACCGGATGGCCGCACTGTTCCAGGCGGTCTTCGCCGTCCCCGCCTTCGCGCTGATGAGCTCCGGGAACACCGTGCTGATCTGCGTGGTCATCACCCTCGGCATCGGAGTCGGCGTCAACGGCATGCTGGGGTCCCAGTGCGCGCTGCTCGCCGAACTGTTCGGGGCGAGACACCGCTACACCGGCGTCGCGATCGGGCGAGAGTTCAGCGCGATCATCGCTGGCGGTATCGCCCCGTTGCTCGGCGCGACGCTGCTGCTGGCTTTCGACGACGCCTGGTGGCCGCTGGCGGCCTACGTCGTCGTCCTCTCGCTGATCACCTTCGTCACCACCTTCGTCACTCCGGAGACCCGGGGCCGGGATCTCACCGATCTCGCCGACGCCCGCTGA